The proteins below come from a single Stutzerimonas stutzeri RCH2 genomic window:
- a CDS encoding protein-glutamate methylesterase/protein-glutamine glutaminase: protein MIKVFIVDDSALVRQVLTACLDSHPGIQVIGQAADPLFALEKMQRDWPDVLVLDVEMPRMDGITFLRKIMAERPTPAIICSTLTEAGAAITLEALAAGAVGVFTKARLGLKESLQQLSSELIRQIEQAARSRPRAAVRAQAKPSSPSREPSPAAGLTTTDRVIALGTSTGGTQALELVLRQLPADSPGIVIVQHMPEKFTAAFAQRLNNLCQIEVREARHLDRVRAGLALVAPGGRHMQLKRSGAQYFVEVLDGPPVNRHKPSVDVLFRSVARHAGHNALGIIMTGMGDDGARGLLNMREAGARTVAQDEASCVVFGMPKEALQIGAAQSTEALENLPRLISDYARATCRN, encoded by the coding sequence ATGATCAAGGTCTTCATCGTCGACGACTCCGCGCTGGTGCGCCAGGTACTGACCGCCTGCCTGGACAGCCACCCGGGCATCCAGGTCATCGGCCAGGCCGCCGACCCGCTGTTCGCCCTGGAAAAGATGCAGCGCGACTGGCCGGACGTGCTGGTGCTGGACGTGGAAATGCCACGCATGGACGGCATCACCTTTCTGCGCAAGATCATGGCTGAACGACCGACACCGGCGATCATCTGCTCGACCCTCACCGAGGCCGGTGCGGCGATCACCCTGGAAGCGCTGGCAGCCGGAGCGGTCGGTGTGTTCACCAAGGCCCGCCTGGGCCTCAAGGAAAGCCTGCAGCAACTCTCCAGCGAGCTGATCCGGCAGATCGAACAGGCGGCCCGCAGCCGCCCGCGCGCCGCCGTGCGTGCACAAGCGAAGCCCAGCAGCCCGTCCCGAGAGCCATCGCCGGCGGCGGGGCTGACCACCACCGATCGAGTCATCGCGCTTGGCACCTCGACCGGCGGCACCCAGGCACTCGAGCTGGTGCTGCGCCAGTTGCCGGCAGACAGCCCGGGCATCGTCATCGTCCAGCACATGCCGGAGAAATTCACCGCAGCCTTCGCCCAGCGTTTGAACAACCTGTGCCAGATCGAGGTACGCGAGGCGCGCCACCTCGATCGCGTGCGCGCCGGGCTGGCGCTGGTCGCTCCCGGCGGGCGGCACATGCAGCTCAAGCGCAGCGGTGCGCAGTACTTCGTCGAGGTGCTCGACGGGCCGCCGGTCAACCGCCACAAACCCTCGGTGGATGTGCTGTTCCGCTCGGTAGCGCGGCATGCCGGGCACAACGCGCTGGGCATCATCATGACCGGCATGGGCGACGATGGCGCACGCGGCCTGCTGAACATGCGCGAGGCCGGTGCCCGCACCGTGGCGCAGGACGAAGCCAGCTGCGTGGTCTTCGGCATGCCGAAGGAGGCGCTGCAGATTGGCGCTGCGCAGAGCACCGAGGCCCTGGAAAACCTGCCCAGGCTGATCAGCGACTATGCGCGTGCAACCTGCCGCAACTGA